The Providencia sp. PROV188 genome includes a region encoding these proteins:
- the glgX gene encoding glycogen debranching protein GlgX produces the protein MTHFNFRQGHAHPLGSHMDEHGVNFAIYSERAEHIDLCVLDSLGAEIRYPLYRGDNHIWHGYLMGAKAGLHYGYRARGKWEPKAGLYFDETHLLIDPYSRELTGKQHPYSVVSHEPYDWQGDTPLHTPWSKTVIYEAHVRGLTKQHPEIPPALRGSYAAIAHPCITQHLTRLGVTALELLPVQFHLDEPRLQAKNLTNYWGYNTLAPFAIEPQYWSGQAGSTPLSEFRNMVKALHRAGIEVILDIVFNHTAELDCSGPCLSFRGLDNPTYYWLNDNGEYADWTGCGNTLKLSHSAVSQWVLDCLHFWAIECHVDGFRFDLATILGRTPKFNSQTPLLKAITQDSILGQRKLIAEPWDLANNGYQLGLFPPPFAEWNDQFRNDCRRAVLYRDIPIGTLASRLAGSRDDFSQTRFSPSHSPCFVSINHITAHDGFTLRDLVSFNHKHNHANGENNQDGSDGNNSHNHGFEGLNAPEKIISERQQSQRHLLSLLLLSLGTPMLRAGDELGHSQQGNNNAYCQDNPISWLNWLEADSALMEFTAQLTALRQQIPALTSGQWWHSLPPHKTVEWLNAQGSSITLEQWHQSCPIQVLLSGQWLLLINFTEQAHSLTLPEGDWHPVPPFSCHLIGSIPPKTFVVMQRHHFSPNAH, from the coding sequence GACACATTTTAATTTTCGGCAAGGTCATGCTCACCCACTTGGTAGCCACATGGACGAACACGGCGTCAATTTTGCTATTTACAGCGAGCGTGCCGAACACATTGACCTGTGCGTGCTGGACTCACTCGGTGCTGAAATTCGTTACCCGCTTTATCGGGGAGATAACCATATTTGGCATGGTTATTTAATGGGCGCAAAAGCGGGTCTACATTATGGTTATCGAGCTAGAGGGAAATGGGAACCAAAAGCAGGATTATATTTTGATGAAACTCACTTACTGATTGACCCTTACAGCCGCGAACTCACTGGTAAACAGCATCCTTATTCGGTCGTCAGCCATGAACCTTATGACTGGCAAGGAGATACCCCTCTTCATACTCCATGGTCAAAAACCGTGATTTATGAAGCTCATGTTCGCGGACTTACCAAGCAACATCCTGAAATTCCACCCGCTTTACGGGGAAGCTATGCTGCTATCGCACACCCTTGCATAACCCAGCATTTAACGCGACTTGGCGTGACGGCACTGGAGTTGCTCCCTGTGCAATTTCATCTGGATGAGCCGCGATTGCAGGCTAAAAATCTCACTAATTATTGGGGCTATAACACGCTGGCACCGTTTGCGATTGAGCCTCAATATTGGTCTGGGCAAGCAGGCTCTACGCCGTTGAGTGAATTTCGCAATATGGTCAAAGCCTTACATCGTGCCGGCATTGAGGTTATCCTTGATATTGTGTTTAACCACACTGCCGAATTAGACTGCTCAGGACCTTGCTTATCGTTTCGGGGATTAGATAACCCCACCTATTATTGGTTAAACGACAATGGCGAATATGCGGATTGGACAGGCTGCGGCAATACGCTGAAATTGTCTCACTCAGCAGTAAGCCAATGGGTGCTCGACTGCCTGCATTTTTGGGCGATTGAATGCCATGTTGATGGCTTTCGCTTTGATTTAGCCACAATATTAGGAAGAACGCCGAAATTTAATTCTCAGACTCCACTGCTTAAAGCTATCACCCAAGACTCGATTCTTGGGCAACGAAAGCTGATCGCTGAGCCTTGGGATCTCGCCAACAACGGTTACCAATTAGGGCTATTTCCACCGCCTTTTGCCGAATGGAATGACCAATTTCGCAATGATTGCCGCCGTGCTGTTTTATATCGTGATATTCCTATCGGTACCTTGGCAAGCCGCTTAGCCGGTTCGCGGGATGACTTTTCACAAACCCGCTTTTCACCGAGTCATTCCCCTTGTTTTGTTTCAATTAACCACATCACCGCACACGATGGCTTTACGCTGAGAGATTTGGTCAGTTTTAATCACAAACATAACCATGCCAACGGTGAAAATAACCAAGATGGTAGCGACGGTAACAACAGCCATAATCATGGTTTCGAAGGGTTAAACGCCCCTGAAAAAATAATATCGGAACGCCAACAGAGTCAGCGCCATTTACTAAGCTTACTTTTACTCTCATTAGGCACACCGATGCTGCGCGCAGGGGATGAGCTAGGGCATAGCCAACAAGGAAATAATAACGCTTATTGCCAAGATAACCCGATAAGCTGGCTTAACTGGCTGGAAGCGGATAGTGCTCTTATGGAATTTACGGCACAACTTACCGCTTTGCGCCAACAAATCCCTGCACTGACGTCGGGGCAATGGTGGCATTCACTGCCCCCCCATAAAACCGTTGAGTGGCTAAATGCCCAAGGCTCTTCCATAACCCTTGAACAGTGGCATCAATCATGCCCCATCCAAGTGTTACTTTCTGGTCAATGGCTATTACTGATTAATTTCACTGAGCAAGCCCATTCGCTCACGCTTCCCGAGGGGGATTGGCA